One region of Zingiber officinale cultivar Zhangliang chromosome 7B, Zo_v1.1, whole genome shotgun sequence genomic DNA includes:
- the LOC122004177 gene encoding zinc finger MYM-type protein 1-like has protein sequence MTLSTRSNNDDLPSEIPPKRFKNTETKEVDLDSLERDPGLRRQIWEYHPNQRDEIRRVYLNLKAYQPILQEYPLNKNIKHPRRFQSTWYEQFPWLEYSPTKDKAYCFPCFIFNKPSGCLNQTTFTVDGFDKWKKVRNGKACAFLGYMGKDNVSSPHRNAEKAYEDLMNQTQHISRRFDNFNDEQVATNRLRLKAHIHVVLLLALQGIPFRGHDEKSSSSNRGNFLEFLDVLTMYNDELSKAIAKAPKNAKYTSHDIQKQILHVLSVRVKNTIREEIGVAKYCIIVDEARDESKREQMSIVLRFVDSNGFIQERFFGLVHVSDTAALTLKDAIYSALAHYNLDVQNIRGQGYDGASNMRGEFNGLQALIIKDCKSAYYVHCFAHRLQLALVAAAKNVTPIHQFFDRLTFIVNIVGSSCKRNDELKNAHADDIAYLIAINELETGRRLNQIGTLQRAIDTRWSSHLRSLKGLIKMFSASCMVLLKIMDDGLPSQRADATTVYDEMTSFDFVFILHLMKEIMGITDILCQTLQSKSQDIINAMELVLSTKNLLQQMRDNKWDDLLVKVKSFCELRNIDIPDFNAPYINKRGRGRAHQDNFTIEHHYRINLFYASIDSQLQEINGRFSDDAMEFLTLSNALNPQNAVESFRVVDICKLVEKFYAQDFTRNEKEQLEMQLKHYEYNVVKGFDYKNLSTISELCQWLVKTNKSVTYNLIFRVIVLVLTLPVSTATSERSFFAMNIVKTRLRSKMEDAFLSDALMVYIEREIARSVSIEAIIKDFKILKERRIPFS, from the coding sequence ATGACTCTATCGACAAGATCAAATAATGATGATCTTCCATCTGAAATTCCTCCTAAAAGATTCAAAAATACAGAAACTAAAGAGGTTGATCTTGATTCTTTAGAGCGTGATCCTGGATTGCGTCGACAAATTTGGGAATATCATCCTAATCAACGAGACGAGATTCGTCGAGTTTATTTGAATCTGAAAGCATATCAACCTATTCTTCAAGAATatccattaaataaaaatattaagcacCCTCGAAGATTTCAGTCAACTTGGTATGAACAATTTCCTTGGTTGGAGTATTCACCCACTAAAGATAAAGCATATTGCTTTCCATGTTTTATCTTCAATAAGCCTTCAGGGTGCTTAAATCAAACTACATTTACTGTTGATGGATTTGATAAGTGGAAGAAAGTTCGAAATGGAAAAGCTTGTGCTTTCCTAGGCTATATGGGAAAGGATAATGTATCTTCACCCCATCGTAATGCTGAAAAGGCATATGAGGATTTGATGAACCAAACACAACATATATCAAGgagatttgataattttaatgatgaacaaGTTGCAACTAATCGTCTTCGATTGAAGGCTCACATACACGTGGTGTTATTACTTGCACTTCAAGGAATTCCGTTTAGAGGTCATGATGAGAAATCTAGTTCATCTAATCGTGgcaattttcttgaatttttggaTGTGCTGACCATGTACAATGATGAACTTTCAAAGGCAATTGCGAAAGCTCCAAAAAATGCCAAATATACAAGTCACGATATTCAGAAACAAATACTTCATGTGCTTTCGGTGAGAGTGAAAAATACAATTCGTGAAGAAATTGGAGTTGCCAAGTATTGCATAATTGTTGATGAAGCCCGAGATGAGTCAAAAAGAGAGCAAATGTCTATAGTATTGAGGTTTGTGGATAGTAATGGATTCATTCAAGAACGTTTTTTTGGCCTTGTTCATGTATCTGATACTGCGGCTTTAACTTTAAAGGATGCTATATATTCTGCTTTGGCTCACTACAATTTGGATGTTcaaaatattagaggtcaaggCTATGATGGTGCTAGTAATATGAGGGGCGAGTTTAATGGATTGCAAGCTTTGATTATAAAAGATTGTAAAAGTGCTTATTATGTTCATTGCTTTGCTCATCGGTTACAATTGGCTTTGGTTGCAGCAGCAAAAAATGTGACACCTATTCATCAATTTTTTGATAGATTAACTTTTATAGTTAATATTGTTGGTTCTTCATGTAAGCGTAATGATGAATTGAAGAATGCTCATGCAGATGACATTGCATATTTGATTGCTATTAATGAACTCGAGACAGGGCGTAGACTTAATCAGATAGGTACTTTACAACGAGCTATTGATACACGCTGGAGTTCTCATTTGAGATCATTGAAAGGCCTAATTAAGATGTTTAGTGCATCGTGTATGGTATTGCTCAAGATTATGGATGATGGGCTTCCTTCTCAACGAGCAGATGCAACAACTGTTTATGATGAAATGACTTCCTTTGATTTTGTATTCATCTTGCATCTTATGAAAGAGATTATGGGGATCACAGATATTCTTTGTCAGACTTTACAAAGTAAGTCTCAGGATATTATAAATGCAATGGAGCTTGTATTATCTACTAAGAATTTACTTCAACAAATGAGGGATAACAAGTGGGATGATTTGCTTGTAAAAGTGAAATCCTTTTGTGAACTTCGAAATATTGACATTCCTGATTTCAATGCTCCGTATATTAATAAACGAGGTCGAGGACGTGCTCATCAAGACAATTTCACCATTGAGCATCATTATCGAATAAACCTCTTTTATGCTTCGATAGATTCACAGTTGCAAGAAATTAATGGTCGCTTTAGTGATGATGCTATGGAATTTCTCACTCTTAGTAATGCCCTAAATCCTCAAAATGCAGTGGAGTCTTTCAGAGTTGTGGATATATGTAAATTAGTTGAAAAGTTTTATGCTCAGGATTTTACCAGAAATGAAAAAGAACAATTGGAGATGCAATTGAAGCATTACGAGTATAACGTAGTCAAAGGGTTCGACTACAAAAATCTTTCAACCATTTCAGAATTATGTCAATGGTTGGTAAAGACTAACAAGTCTGTTACATACAATCTCATTTTTAGAGTGATCGTACTTGTGCTTACTCTTCCAGTTTCTACGGCTACTTCAGAACGATCATTTTTTGCGATGAATATTGTGAAAACAAGGCTTCGAAGCAAAATGGAGGATGCTTTTCTCTCAGATGCGTTAATGGTATATATTGAGAGAGAAATTGCTAGAAGTGTGAGCATAGAAGCTATcattaaagatttcaaaattttaaaagaacgTCGAATTCCTTTTAGTTAG
- the LOC122005376 gene encoding elongator complex protein 4-like isoform X2, with translation MATAAGSPSCSPRTAAAAASSFSRTASSSMASHHVPSNPGVKIGPNGTAFVSSGIPDLDRILGGGFLLGSLVLVMEDADAPHHLLLLRNFMSQGVVLRQPVLFASPLGDPRAFLGTLPSPASPSKEQIKRTMAGGNDQQELEKGLRIAWQYKKYFGDQQSSSIHDRDAKQEFSNEFDLRKPLERRLVQYIETISLQDSPDIVVLRDRFSNFLSRLPRSDGDNLSASRIAIQSFCAPQCGFSERDWDMVAFIRFLKSMVRTSNMVAVVTFPTSYLQPSFLKRCQHLADTLLSVRAIPDEDKDLAKLLTGYQDMLGLLHVHKVAQMNTQVPTVLETSTFALKLLKRRSLVLERLNQAPVETSSGTSYSSSGSCIGSSHASLDF, from the exons ATGGCGACAGCAGCGGGCAGCCCCTCGTGCTCCCCTCGGACCGCTGCCGCCGCCGCTAGTAGCTTCTCGCGTACCGCTTCTTCTTCGATGGCATCACACCACGTGCCGTCGAATCCTGGTGTCAAGATCGGTCCCAACGGCACCGCCTTCGTCTCCTCTGGAATCCCTGACCTTGATA GAATCCTTGGCGGCGGGTTCCTtctgggttcattagtgttggtaATGGAGGATGCCGACGCACCTCACCATCTTCTCCTGCTTAGGAATTTTATGTCGCAGGGAGTCGTTCTCCGCCAGCCCGTTCTCTTTGCCAGTCCTTTGGGGGACCCAAGGGCCTTCCTTGGCACGCTGCCATCGCCTGCCTCCCCGTCCAAGGAGCAAATCAAGAGAACGATGGCTGGTGGCAATGATCAACAGGAACTG GAGAAGGGTTTACGAATAGCTTGGCAGTATAAGAAGTACTTTGGGGATCAACAATCATCTTCAATTCATGATAGAG ATGCTAAGCAGGAATTCAGCAATGAATTTGATCTGCGAAAGCCCCTTGAAAGGAGACTTGTCCAATACATTGAAACCATTAGCTTGCAAGATTCTCCAGATATAGTTGTACTCCGTGACCGATTTTCAAACTTTTTATCTAGGCTTCCTCG GTCTGATGGGGACAACTTGAGTGCGAGCCGGATTGCTATACAGTCATTCTGTGCACCACAATGTGGATTCTCTGAAAGG GACTGGGATATGGTGGCATTTATCAGGTTTCTTAAATCAATGGTTCGAACTTCTAATATGGTTGCTGTTGTGACATTCCCAACTTCATACCTTCAACCCTCATTTTTAAAACGATGTCAACACTTGGCAGATACGCTGCTCTCTGTCAGAGCAATTCCAG ATGAAGACAAGGATTTGGCGAAGCTCCTCACAGGATATCAGGATATGCTGGGGCTTTTGCACGTGCACAAAGTTGCTCAGATGAATACTCAG GTGCCCACAGTGCTAGAGACATCCACATTTGCTTTAAAGCTGCTCAAGCGAAGATCTCTAGTCTTAGAGCGCCTAAATCAAGCCCCTGTGGAAACTTCAAGCGGGACTTCATATTCATCATCGGGCAGTTGTATTGGTTCATCACATGCTTCTCTTGATTTCTAA
- the LOC122005376 gene encoding elongator complex protein 4-like isoform X1: MATAAGSPSCSPRTAAAAASSFSRTASSSMASHHVPSNPGVKIGPNGTAFVSSGIPDLDRILGGGFLLGSLVLVMEDADAPHHLLLLRNFMSQGVVLRQPVLFASPLGDPRAFLGTLPSPASPSKEQIKRTMAGGNDQQELEKGLRIAWQYKKYFGDQQSSSIHDRDAKQEFSNEFDLRKPLERRLVQYIETISLQDSPDIVVLRDRFSNFLSRLPRSDGDNLSASRIAIQSFCAPQCGFSERDWDMVAFIRFLKSMVRTSNMVAVVTFPTSYLQPSFLKRCQHLADTLLSVRAIPDEDKDLAKLLTGYQDMLGLLHVHKVAQMNTQVPTVLETSTFALKLLKRRSLVLERLNQAPVETSSGTSYSSSGSYFAKRLLDSGKKSTHHVATIILLRKGFGGHKLQNTPLWSLHLIPDEVDIR; this comes from the exons ATGGCGACAGCAGCGGGCAGCCCCTCGTGCTCCCCTCGGACCGCTGCCGCCGCCGCTAGTAGCTTCTCGCGTACCGCTTCTTCTTCGATGGCATCACACCACGTGCCGTCGAATCCTGGTGTCAAGATCGGTCCCAACGGCACCGCCTTCGTCTCCTCTGGAATCCCTGACCTTGATA GAATCCTTGGCGGCGGGTTCCTtctgggttcattagtgttggtaATGGAGGATGCCGACGCACCTCACCATCTTCTCCTGCTTAGGAATTTTATGTCGCAGGGAGTCGTTCTCCGCCAGCCCGTTCTCTTTGCCAGTCCTTTGGGGGACCCAAGGGCCTTCCTTGGCACGCTGCCATCGCCTGCCTCCCCGTCCAAGGAGCAAATCAAGAGAACGATGGCTGGTGGCAATGATCAACAGGAACTG GAGAAGGGTTTACGAATAGCTTGGCAGTATAAGAAGTACTTTGGGGATCAACAATCATCTTCAATTCATGATAGAG ATGCTAAGCAGGAATTCAGCAATGAATTTGATCTGCGAAAGCCCCTTGAAAGGAGACTTGTCCAATACATTGAAACCATTAGCTTGCAAGATTCTCCAGATATAGTTGTACTCCGTGACCGATTTTCAAACTTTTTATCTAGGCTTCCTCG GTCTGATGGGGACAACTTGAGTGCGAGCCGGATTGCTATACAGTCATTCTGTGCACCACAATGTGGATTCTCTGAAAGG GACTGGGATATGGTGGCATTTATCAGGTTTCTTAAATCAATGGTTCGAACTTCTAATATGGTTGCTGTTGTGACATTCCCAACTTCATACCTTCAACCCTCATTTTTAAAACGATGTCAACACTTGGCAGATACGCTGCTCTCTGTCAGAGCAATTCCAG ATGAAGACAAGGATTTGGCGAAGCTCCTCACAGGATATCAGGATATGCTGGGGCTTTTGCACGTGCACAAAGTTGCTCAGATGAATACTCAG GTGCCCACAGTGCTAGAGACATCCACATTTGCTTTAAAGCTGCTCAAGCGAAGATCTCTAGTCTTAGAGCGCCTAAATCAAGCCCCTGTGGAAACTTCAAGCGGGACTTCATATTCATCATCGGGCAGTT ATTTTGCAAAGCGTCTTCTGGACTCGGGGAAAAAATCAACTCATCATGTGGCAACTATAATTTTGCTTCGGAAAGGATTTGGGGGACACAAACTTCAAAATACACCTCTTTGGTCTCTCCACTTGATTCCTGACGAAGTTGACATCAGATAG